A genome region from Streptomyces xanthophaeus includes the following:
- a CDS encoding sugar phosphate isomerase/epimerase family protein gives MAEPVRVPTAKVALSTASVYPESTATAFEIAARLGYDGVEVMVWTDPVSQDVDALRRLSDHHGVPILAVHAPCLLITQRVWSTDPWTKLQRAQSAAERLGASTVVVHPPFRWQRQYARDFVTGIWRMADETDVRFAVENMYPWRYRDREMLAYAPEWDVTKDDYRHFTVDLSHTATARTDATAMIDRMGDRLAHIHLADGNGSAKDEHLVPGRGTQPCAELLESLARTSFDGHVVIEVNTRRAMSSAEREADLAEALAFTRLHLATTATTPDAPPTRTPTPAERDKARRP, from the coding sequence GTGGCAGAACCAGTCCGTGTCCCGACCGCGAAAGTCGCCCTATCCACCGCCTCCGTCTATCCGGAGTCGACGGCGACCGCCTTCGAGATCGCCGCGCGCCTCGGTTACGACGGCGTCGAGGTGATGGTCTGGACGGATCCGGTCAGCCAGGACGTCGACGCCCTGCGCCGGCTGTCGGACCACCACGGGGTGCCGATCCTGGCCGTGCACGCGCCGTGTCTGCTGATCACCCAGCGGGTGTGGTCCACCGATCCGTGGACCAAGCTGCAGCGCGCCCAGTCCGCGGCCGAGCGGCTCGGGGCGAGCACCGTGGTCGTGCATCCGCCCTTCCGCTGGCAGCGCCAGTACGCGCGGGACTTCGTCACCGGTATCTGGCGGATGGCCGACGAGACCGACGTCCGGTTCGCCGTGGAGAACATGTACCCGTGGCGCTACCGCGACCGCGAGATGCTCGCGTACGCCCCCGAGTGGGACGTGACGAAGGACGACTACCGTCACTTCACCGTCGACCTGTCGCACACCGCGACCGCCCGTACCGATGCCACCGCGATGATCGACCGGATGGGCGACCGGCTCGCGCACATCCACCTCGCCGACGGGAACGGCTCGGCAAAGGACGAGCACCTGGTCCCGGGCCGCGGTACGCAGCCCTGCGCCGAGCTGCTGGAGAGCCTTGCGCGGACCTCGTTCGACGGGCACGTGGTGATCGAGGTGAACACCCGCCGGGCGATGTCCTCCGCCGAGCGCGAGGCCGATCTCGCCGAGGCGCTGGCCTTCACCCGCCTGCACCTCGCCACCACCGCTACCACCCCCGACGCTCCCCCCACCCGCACCCCCACCCCCGCCGAGCGCGACAAGGCCCGCCGGCCGTGA
- the ilvD gene encoding dihydroxy-acid dehydratase: MPELRSRTVTHGRNMAGARALMRASGVASADIGKPIVAVANSFTEFVPGHTHLAPVGRIVSDAIRAAGAIPREFNTIAVDDGIAMGHGGMLYSLPSRDLIADSVEYMVEAHCADALICISNCDKITPGMLMAAMRLNIPVVFVSGGPMEAGQAVLVDGTVRKLDLIDAMVDASNENVSDEDVLRIEENACPTCGSCSGMFTANSMNCLAEAIGLALPGNGSVLATHTARRALYEDAGRTVVEITKRYYEDGDESVLPRSIATREAFENAMALDIAMGGSTNTILHLLAAAQEAGLEYDLTDIDAVSRRVPCLAKVAPNVAPGGTYYMEDIHRAGGIPAILGELHRGGLLNKDITTVHSDGLEDWLAKWDARSGTATDTAMELWHAAPGCERSATAFSQSKRWETLDLDAEGGCIRSVQHAYSKDGGLAVLRGNIAVDGCVVKTAGVDESIWTFEGPAVVCESQDEAVDKILRKEIKAGDVVVIRYEGPRGGPGMQEMLYPTSFLKGRGLGKVCALVTDGRFSGGTSGLSIGHASPEAASGGTIAVVEDGDRIRIDIPNRSIEVLVDEATLAARHEALGGVYAPKNRERKVSAALRAYAAMATSADKGAVRDVSLLG; the protein is encoded by the coding sequence ATGCCCGAGCTGAGGTCCCGCACCGTCACCCACGGCCGCAACATGGCAGGCGCGCGTGCGCTGATGCGCGCGTCGGGCGTAGCGAGCGCGGACATCGGCAAGCCGATCGTCGCGGTCGCCAACTCCTTCACCGAGTTCGTCCCCGGTCACACCCACCTGGCGCCGGTCGGCCGCATCGTCTCCGACGCCATCCGTGCCGCCGGCGCGATCCCGCGCGAGTTCAACACCATCGCGGTCGACGACGGCATCGCCATGGGCCACGGCGGCATGCTGTACTCCCTGCCCTCCCGCGACCTGATCGCGGACTCGGTCGAGTACATGGTCGAGGCGCACTGCGCCGACGCGCTGATCTGCATCTCCAACTGCGACAAGATCACCCCGGGCATGCTGATGGCCGCGATGCGCCTCAACATCCCGGTCGTCTTCGTCTCCGGCGGCCCGATGGAGGCCGGGCAGGCCGTCCTCGTCGACGGCACCGTCCGCAAGCTGGACCTGATCGACGCCATGGTCGACGCCTCCAACGAGAACGTCTCGGACGAGGACGTGCTCCGCATCGAGGAGAACGCCTGTCCGACCTGCGGGTCGTGTTCGGGCATGTTCACCGCCAACTCCATGAACTGCCTCGCCGAGGCCATCGGCCTGGCCCTGCCGGGCAACGGCTCGGTCCTCGCCACGCACACCGCCCGCCGGGCCCTGTACGAGGACGCCGGCCGTACGGTCGTGGAGATCACCAAGCGCTACTACGAGGACGGCGACGAGTCCGTCCTCCCGCGCAGCATCGCCACCCGCGAGGCCTTCGAGAACGCCATGGCCCTCGACATCGCGATGGGCGGCTCCACGAACACGATCCTGCACCTGCTGGCCGCTGCCCAGGAAGCGGGCCTGGAGTACGACCTCACCGACATCGACGCCGTCTCGCGCCGTGTCCCGTGCCTGGCCAAGGTCGCGCCGAACGTGGCGCCCGGCGGCACGTACTACATGGAGGACATCCACCGGGCCGGCGGTATCCCCGCCATCCTCGGCGAGCTGCACCGCGGCGGCCTCCTCAACAAGGACATCACCACCGTCCACTCCGACGGCCTGGAAGACTGGCTCGCCAAGTGGGACGCCCGCTCCGGGACGGCCACCGACACGGCCATGGAGCTGTGGCACGCGGCCCCCGGCTGCGAGCGCTCCGCGACCGCCTTCTCCCAGTCCAAGCGCTGGGAGACCCTCGACCTCGACGCCGAGGGCGGCTGCATCCGCTCGGTGCAGCACGCCTACTCCAAGGACGGCGGGCTTGCCGTGCTGCGCGGCAACATCGCCGTCGACGGCTGCGTCGTGAAGACCGCCGGCGTCGACGAGTCGATCTGGACGTTCGAGGGCCCGGCCGTGGTCTGCGAGTCCCAGGACGAGGCTGTAGACAAGATCCTCCGCAAGGAGATCAAGGCGGGCGACGTCGTCGTCATCCGCTACGAGGGCCCGCGCGGCGGCCCCGGCATGCAGGAGATGCTCTACCCGACCTCCTTCCTCAAGGGCCGCGGCCTCGGCAAGGTCTGCGCCCTGGTGACGGACGGCCGCTTCTCCGGCGGCACCTCGGGCCTGTCCATCGGCCACGCCTCCCCGGAGGCGGCCTCGGGCGGCACCATCGCGGTCGTCGAGGACGGTGACCGGATCCGCATCGACATCCCGAACCGGTCCATCGAGGTTCTCGTCGACGAGGCCACCCTGGCCGCCCGCCACGAGGCCCTCGGCGGCGTCTACGCCCCGAAGAACCGCGAGCGCAAGGTGTCCGCGGCCCTGCGCGCCTACGCCGCGATGGCCACCAGCGCCGACAAGGGCGCGGTCCGCGACGTCTCCCTCCTGGGCTGA
- a CDS encoding peptidase has product MSEKSEAGQAQSLAAESGFQTFPVASGYRVNVRSGPGTSYAIVKVLPYDSYVSIRCQGPGTTVSGPFGTTNIWDCIGNGQFVSDAYVQTGSDGYVATRC; this is encoded by the coding sequence ATGTCCGAAAAGAGTGAGGCCGGTCAGGCCCAGAGCCTCGCCGCGGAGTCCGGTTTCCAGACCTTTCCGGTTGCTTCCGGCTACCGGGTGAACGTCCGCAGCGGCCCGGGCACCAGCTACGCCATCGTCAAGGTCCTGCCGTACGACTCGTACGTCTCGATCCGCTGCCAGGGCCCCGGTACGACGGTCTCCGGTCCCTTCGGCACGACGAACATCTGGGACTGCATCGGCAACGGTCAGTTCGTCTCGGACGCATACGTCCAGACGGGCAGTGACGGCTACGTCGCCACGCGCTGCTGA
- a CDS encoding TetR family transcriptional regulator → MTDTPGTPDAPKPRRRGPGRPRQDEADDGPGTQERIRLAAREVFAERGYDKTSVRGIAKVAGVDPALVHHYFGSKDDLFAAAIEVSIEPALVVPAIIGEGPDGIGERLARYFLGVWENPVTRVPLLAVIRSALTHEAAAKVLRGLVLRRLLERVAADLDVPDPTFRAELAASHMVGIAILRYVVQVEPLASADPEKIVALVAPTLQRYLTEE, encoded by the coding sequence GTGACCGATACCCCCGGTACCCCCGACGCACCCAAGCCGCGCCGCCGCGGCCCCGGCCGGCCCCGGCAGGACGAGGCCGACGACGGCCCCGGCACCCAGGAGCGCATCCGGCTCGCGGCCCGTGAGGTGTTCGCGGAGCGCGGGTACGACAAGACGTCCGTGCGCGGCATCGCAAAGGTCGCCGGCGTCGACCCGGCTCTGGTGCACCACTACTTCGGCAGCAAGGACGACCTGTTCGCCGCCGCCATCGAGGTCAGCATCGAGCCCGCCCTGGTGGTCCCCGCGATCATCGGTGAGGGGCCGGACGGCATCGGCGAGCGCCTCGCCCGCTACTTCCTGGGCGTCTGGGAGAACCCGGTCACCCGGGTCCCGCTGCTCGCCGTGATCCGCTCGGCGCTCACGCACGAGGCCGCCGCGAAGGTCCTGCGCGGGCTGGTCCTGCGGCGGCTCCTGGAGCGCGTCGCCGCCGACCTCGACGTCCCCGACCCGACCTTCCGCGCCGAGCTCGCCGCCTCCCACATGGTCGGCATCGCGATCCTGCGCTACGTGGTCCAGGTGGAGCCGCTCGCGTCCGCCGACCCGGAGAAGATCGTGGCTCTGGTGGCGCCCACGCTCCAGCGGTACCTGACCGAGGAATGA
- the radA gene encoding DNA repair protein RadA, translating into MAARTARSSAKDRPSYRCSECGYTTAKWLGRCPECQAWGTVEEMGGAPAVRTTAAGRVSAPALPIGQVDGRTATARSTGVDELDRVLGGGLVPGAVVLLAGEPGVGKSTLLLDVAAKAASDEHRTLYVTGEESASQVRLRADRIKALNDHLYLAAETDLSAVLGHLDAVKPSLLILDSVQTVASPEIDGAPGGMAQVREVAGALIRASKERGMSTLLVGHVTKDGAIAGPRLLEHLVDVVLSFEGDRHARLRLVRGIKNRYGATDEVGCFELHDEGITGLADPSGLFLTRRAEAVPGTCLTVTLEGKRPLVAEVQALTVDSQIPSPRRTTSGLETSRVSMMLAVLEQRGRITALGKRDIYSATVGGVKLTEPAADLAIALALASAASDVPLPKNLVAIGEVGLAGEVRRVTGVQRRLAEAHRLGFTHALVPADPGKVPAGMKVIEVADMGDALRVLPRGRSRTPAKERSAE; encoded by the coding sequence ATGGCTGCCCGCACCGCTCGTTCATCCGCCAAGGACCGGCCGTCCTACCGCTGCTCCGAGTGCGGGTACACCACCGCCAAGTGGCTCGGGCGCTGCCCCGAGTGCCAGGCCTGGGGGACCGTCGAGGAGATGGGCGGCGCACCCGCCGTGCGGACCACCGCCGCCGGCCGGGTCTCCGCGCCCGCCCTGCCGATCGGCCAGGTCGACGGCCGGACGGCGACCGCCCGCAGCACCGGCGTGGACGAGCTGGACCGCGTCCTCGGCGGCGGTCTCGTGCCCGGCGCCGTCGTCCTGCTCGCCGGCGAGCCCGGAGTCGGCAAGTCGACCCTGCTGCTGGACGTCGCGGCGAAGGCGGCCAGCGACGAGCACCGCACGCTGTACGTGACGGGCGAGGAGTCGGCCAGCCAGGTGCGCCTGCGGGCCGACCGGATCAAGGCCCTCAACGATCACCTCTATCTCGCCGCCGAGACCGATCTGTCCGCCGTCCTCGGGCATCTCGACGCCGTGAAGCCCTCCCTGCTGATCCTGGACTCCGTACAGACCGTCGCCTCCCCCGAGATCGACGGCGCGCCCGGCGGCATGGCCCAGGTGCGCGAGGTGGCCGGGGCGCTGATCCGGGCCTCCAAGGAGCGCGGGATGTCCACCCTCCTCGTCGGCCACGTGACCAAGGACGGGGCCATCGCCGGTCCCCGCCTGCTGGAGCACCTCGTCGACGTGGTGCTGAGCTTCGAGGGCGACCGGCACGCCCGGCTGCGGCTGGTGCGCGGCATCAAGAACCGGTACGGGGCCACCGACGAGGTCGGCTGCTTCGAGCTGCACGACGAGGGGATCACCGGGCTCGCCGACCCGAGCGGGCTGTTCCTGACCCGGCGGGCCGAGGCCGTTCCGGGCACCTGCCTGACGGTGACTCTGGAGGGGAAGCGTCCGCTGGTCGCCGAGGTGCAGGCGCTGACCGTGGACTCCCAGATCCCCTCGCCCCGGCGCACGACCTCGGGCCTGGAGACCTCGCGCGTGTCGATGATGCTGGCGGTGCTGGAGCAGCGCGGCCGGATCACGGCGCTCGGCAAGCGCGACATCTACAGCGCCACCGTGGGCGGGGTGAAGCTGACCGAGCCGGCCGCAGACCTGGCGATCGCGCTCGCGCTGGCCTCCGCCGCCAGCGACGTCCCGCTGCCGAAGAACCTCGTCGCGATCGGTGAGGTCGGCCTGGCGGGCGAGGTGCGGCGGGTGACCGGTGTGCAGCGGCGGCTCGCCGAGGCGCACCGGCTGGGATTCACGCACGCGCTGGTCCCGGCGGATCCGGGGAAGGTGCCGGCCGGGATGAAGGTCATCGAGGTGGCCGACATGGGCGACGCGCTGCGGGTGTTGCCGCGCGGCCGCTCCCGCACGCCGGCCAAGGAGCGGTCCGCGGAGTAG
- a CDS encoding Ppx/GppA phosphatase family protein: protein MRLGVLDVGSNTVHLLVVDAHPGARPQPAHSHKVEMRLAELLDERGAVTPEGVERLVSVIGDAVQAAEDKGCEDVLPFATSAVREATNADEVLARVKAETGVDLPVLSGEDEARLTFLAARRWFGWSAGKLLVLDIGGGSLEIAYGIDEDPDAAVSLPLGAGRLTSGWLPGDPPDALDIRALRRHVRAEIARTVREFSRFGAPDHVVATSKTFKQLARIAGAARSAEGLYVQRDLTRKSLEEWVPRLAAMTTAQRSALPGVSEGRANQLLAGALVAEGAMDLFGVEELEICPWALREGVILRRLDHMPAQGA from the coding sequence ATGAGACTCGGTGTGCTGGATGTGGGTTCGAATACGGTCCATCTGCTGGTGGTGGACGCGCACCCCGGCGCGCGCCCGCAGCCGGCGCACTCGCACAAGGTGGAGATGAGGCTGGCGGAGCTGCTCGACGAGCGCGGCGCCGTCACTCCCGAAGGCGTCGAGCGTCTCGTCTCGGTGATCGGCGACGCGGTCCAGGCCGCCGAGGACAAGGGGTGCGAGGACGTCCTCCCCTTCGCGACCAGCGCCGTACGCGAGGCCACGAACGCGGACGAGGTCCTCGCGCGGGTCAAGGCCGAGACGGGCGTCGACCTGCCGGTGCTGAGCGGCGAGGACGAGGCCCGGCTCACCTTCCTCGCGGCCCGCCGCTGGTTCGGCTGGTCCGCCGGGAAACTGCTGGTCCTGGACATCGGCGGCGGCTCGCTGGAGATCGCGTACGGCATCGACGAGGACCCGGACGCGGCCGTCTCCCTCCCGCTGGGCGCGGGCCGCCTCACCTCGGGCTGGCTCCCGGGCGACCCGCCGGACGCGCTGGACATCCGGGCGCTACGGCGGCACGTGCGGGCGGAGATCGCCCGGACGGTCCGCGAGTTCAGCCGCTTCGGTGCGCCGGACCACGTGGTGGCCACCTCGAAGACCTTCAAGCAGCTGGCCCGCATCGCGGGCGCGGCCCGCTCGGCGGAGGGCCTGTACGTGCAGCGGGATCTGACCCGCAAGTCCCTGGAGGAATGGGTCCCGCGCCTGGCGGCGATGACCACGGCCCAGCGCTCGGCCCTCCCGGGCGTCTCGGAGGGCCGGGCGAACCAGCTCCTGGCGGGAGCGCTGGTCGCGGAGGGCGCGATGGACCTCTTCGGCGTGGAGGAGCTGGAGATCTGCCCGTGGGCCCTCCGCGAGGGCGTGATCCTGCGCAGGCTGGACCACATGCCGGCGCAGGGGGCGTAG
- a CDS encoding serine/threonine-protein kinase produces the protein MQSLRRDRAGFPEYAGQYRLESVLGSGGMGVVHLATSASGLKLAVKIVHPEHAVDPEFRARFRQEVAAARRVSGAFTAPVVDADPDAERPWMATLFIDAPTLAERVRERVLDPAELARLGAGLAEALRDIHRAGVVHRDLKPSNVLMAPDGVRVIDFGISRPTDSDLRTETGKLIGTPPFMAPEQFQRPREVGPAADLFAMGAVLVHAATGRGPFDSDSPYLVAYQVVHHDPDLTGLPEALRPVVESCLAKDPSERPTPDVLISELRALAYPTSEDTRAFIPRPRGPNRRDEATHRRDRMAAEQPGPTPPRRRRSRLVLSVGGALLLTGGALGGYLSYGTDADPSAHSTVHAEATEPGPGAKAGPPWAVHVGERGGGNPLPACSWSAGGLYCSGPGLAAARLDPANGSVMWSVRSAAPASRMAPNPAPLHAAGLVFAVDDDGRGLRALDAAAGTQRWKRALPEGGRVVPVGSLLLVTSPDGKATMLDAATGATRWEHRIGGAGSAWLAEPDPPGGAGLYLCAQGADGKSTQVSAVDATNGTVRWQVRSPALLEPVGTAAGGLYLLEGDTRSASGAVTRAVVRVDLATRAVRRIPLSSPLLEAQAAVGPEGRVYVFGTSGALAAVGAEREEWRLETGVAVGSRPVVHDGRIHLAASDGRLLAVDGAGRLLGQTKPRLGGEPGYTSTLPAPVVGGGRVFTGAPDGSVFAVAAADPGGW, from the coding sequence GTGCAGTCGCTGCGCAGGGATCGGGCGGGCTTTCCGGAGTACGCCGGGCAGTACCGGCTGGAATCCGTCCTGGGTTCGGGCGGTATGGGCGTCGTCCACCTCGCCACCTCCGCGTCGGGACTGAAACTCGCCGTCAAGATCGTGCACCCCGAACACGCGGTGGACCCGGAGTTCCGGGCCCGGTTCCGGCAGGAAGTGGCCGCGGCGCGTCGTGTGAGCGGGGCGTTCACCGCGCCCGTCGTGGATGCGGATCCGGACGCCGAACGGCCCTGGATGGCGACCTTGTTCATCGACGCACCGACACTCGCCGAGCGGGTGCGGGAGCGGGTGCTCGATCCGGCCGAACTGGCCCGGCTCGGCGCCGGACTCGCCGAGGCCCTGCGGGACATCCACCGGGCCGGTGTGGTGCACCGGGATCTGAAGCCGAGCAACGTCTTGATGGCACCCGACGGGGTACGGGTCATCGACTTCGGGATCTCCCGGCCGACCGACAGCGACCTGCGGACGGAAACCGGAAAGCTGATCGGGACACCGCCCTTCATGGCGCCCGAGCAGTTCCAGCGGCCCAGGGAAGTGGGGCCTGCGGCGGACCTGTTCGCGATGGGCGCCGTACTCGTGCACGCAGCGACCGGGCGCGGCCCCTTCGACTCCGACAGCCCCTATCTGGTGGCGTATCAGGTCGTCCACCACGACCCCGACCTGACCGGCCTGCCGGAGGCCCTGAGACCGGTCGTCGAGTCCTGCCTCGCGAAGGACCCCTCCGAACGCCCGACCCCTGATGTGCTGATCAGTGAACTGCGTGCCCTGGCCTATCCGACGTCGGAGGACACCCGGGCCTTCATCCCCAGGCCGCGCGGACCCAACCGGCGGGACGAGGCCACCCACCGGCGGGACCGGATGGCCGCCGAGCAGCCCGGCCCCACCCCGCCGCGGCGGCGGCGGTCACGGCTGGTGCTGTCGGTCGGCGGCGCGCTGCTGCTGACCGGCGGGGCGCTCGGCGGATACCTCTCGTACGGGACGGACGCAGACCCGTCGGCGCACTCCACCGTGCACGCCGAGGCCACCGAGCCCGGTCCCGGGGCGAAGGCCGGGCCGCCGTGGGCGGTACACGTGGGCGAACGGGGCGGGGGCAATCCCCTCCCGGCCTGCTCGTGGTCGGCCGGAGGCCTGTACTGCTCGGGGCCGGGGCTGGCGGCCGCCCGGCTCGACCCCGCGAACGGCTCGGTGATGTGGTCCGTTCGAAGCGCGGCACCCGCTTCGCGGATGGCCCCGAACCCTGCTCCGCTGCACGCCGCGGGACTGGTGTTCGCAGTGGACGACGACGGAAGGGGCCTGCGGGCCCTGGATGCGGCAGCCGGTACGCAGCGGTGGAAGCGCGCCCTGCCGGAGGGCGGGCGGGTGGTGCCTGTGGGAAGTCTGCTGCTCGTCACGAGCCCGGACGGAAAGGCCACCATGCTCGACGCGGCCACGGGCGCGACGCGCTGGGAGCACCGCATCGGCGGAGCCGGCTCCGCATGGCTCGCCGAACCGGACCCGCCGGGGGGCGCCGGCCTGTACCTCTGCGCGCAGGGAGCGGACGGGAAATCGACCCAGGTCTCCGCTGTCGATGCCACGAACGGCACGGTGCGCTGGCAGGTCCGCAGCCCGGCGCTGCTGGAACCGGTCGGCACGGCGGCCGGCGGGCTCTACCTGCTGGAAGGTGACACGCGGTCCGCGTCCGGCGCTGTGACCAGGGCGGTCGTGCGGGTGGATCTCGCGACACGAGCCGTACGCCGGATCCCCCTCTCGTCGCCGTTGCTGGAGGCCCAGGCCGCGGTCGGCCCCGAGGGCCGGGTGTACGTCTTCGGCACGTCGGGCGCCCTGGCCGCGGTGGGGGCGGAGCGTGAGGAATGGCGGCTGGAGACGGGCGTGGCCGTGGGCTCGCGGCCGGTGGTCCACGACGGGCGGATCCATCTGGCGGCCTCGGACGGGCGGCTGCTGGCCGTAGACGGCGCGGGCCGGCTCCTGGGACAGACGAAGCCCAGGCTGGGTGGTGAGCCGGGCTACACCTCCACCCTGCCCGCGCCCGTGGTCGGCGGTGGGCGGGTCTTCACGGGGGCGCCCGACGGATCGGTGTTCGCGGTGGCGGCGGCGGATCCGGGCGGATGGTGA
- a CDS encoding BACON domain-containing protein: MNSSNQAHSSARTGAHRAHGRTPHVAEQPPPFRHEPYLDGLFTYCLSVLCDHDTATDVLGDVLAVAERHPGRCPDEGDRRAWLYALARWGCLHRLAEQRRARQGAHSARRAPEHTGRDRAPGGDTQPDHGQDAHRPLDVSAYRRTELARLAWPEAAGTTPEQREALELAVRHRLGVPELAAVLGTPAAAARELLSGAACEVERTRAALAVVETGNCPSVSRLTGDDGDGNVLLSSTLRAELVRHVDDCPRCRRVAERVGAAGPWPGSGGLNTAALPLVPAPRTAVHAAMLRSGRGRGRGPAPRFDRTGFPMDPKDRAARRDRLRARVVTTTVVATVVAAPVLALWAAYRGDPGSGEPAGGDATRISASESELPAARTDGRPLTAYENAGNAATTTSGPGFAQSDTTSDVSVEIISTGPPATPDHPGSAGHLTVAASAQGAVTLLTLTASGGAPVDWRLWSDAPWLRASRTAGTLAPGESVTLRIAVDPEGQPIGAWTARVGVDPSGTVVSIQGRGRPAATPAPTPDPTRSATPAPSPDPTQPSTPAPSPTEPTIPPPSPTPEPTPTEGSGGTVSPAPDPAPSASPGP, encoded by the coding sequence GTGAACAGCAGCAACCAGGCACACTCCTCAGCGCGCACCGGCGCACACCGGGCGCACGGGCGCACGCCCCACGTGGCCGAGCAGCCGCCGCCGTTCCGGCACGAGCCCTACCTGGACGGCCTGTTCACGTACTGCCTGTCGGTCCTGTGCGACCACGACACCGCGACCGACGTGCTCGGGGACGTCCTCGCCGTGGCCGAGCGGCATCCCGGCCGCTGCCCCGACGAGGGGGACCGGCGCGCCTGGCTCTACGCACTCGCCCGCTGGGGCTGCCTGCACCGGCTGGCGGAGCAGCGGCGTGCGCGCCAGGGAGCGCATTCCGCCCGGCGTGCGCCGGAGCACACCGGGCGCGACCGTGCGCCGGGTGGTGACACGCAACCCGACCACGGCCAGGACGCCCACCGGCCGCTTGACGTGAGCGCCTACCGCCGTACCGAACTGGCCCGGCTCGCCTGGCCCGAAGCCGCCGGCACCACACCCGAGCAGCGCGAGGCCCTCGAACTCGCCGTCCGCCACCGCCTCGGCGTCCCCGAACTCGCCGCCGTCCTCGGCACCCCCGCGGCCGCCGCCCGCGAGCTGCTCTCCGGCGCCGCCTGCGAGGTGGAGCGCACCCGCGCCGCCCTCGCCGTCGTCGAGACCGGCAACTGCCCCAGCGTCTCCCGGCTGACCGGCGACGACGGCGACGGCAACGTCCTGCTCTCCAGCACCCTGCGCGCCGAACTCGTCCGCCACGTCGACGACTGCCCCCGATGTCGCCGCGTCGCCGAACGCGTGGGCGCCGCGGGCCCCTGGCCCGGCTCCGGCGGCCTCAACACCGCCGCGCTGCCCCTCGTACCCGCCCCTCGCACCGCCGTCCACGCCGCGATGCTCCGCTCCGGCCGGGGCCGCGGCCGAGGACCCGCCCCCCGCTTCGACCGCACCGGCTTCCCCATGGACCCCAAGGACCGCGCGGCCCGCCGCGACCGGCTGCGCGCCCGGGTGGTGACCACCACCGTGGTCGCCACCGTCGTCGCCGCCCCGGTCCTGGCCCTGTGGGCGGCGTACCGCGGTGACCCCGGATCCGGCGAGCCCGCCGGCGGCGACGCCACCCGTATCTCCGCCAGCGAGTCCGAACTCCCGGCCGCGCGGACCGACGGCCGCCCGCTGACCGCCTACGAGAACGCCGGGAACGCAGCCACCACCACCAGCGGCCCCGGCTTCGCCCAGAGCGACACCACCTCCGACGTCTCCGTCGAAATCATCAGCACCGGCCCGCCCGCGACCCCCGACCACCCCGGCAGCGCCGGCCACCTCACGGTGGCCGCGTCCGCCCAGGGCGCCGTCACCCTGCTCACCCTCACCGCCTCCGGCGGCGCCCCCGTGGACTGGCGGCTCTGGTCCGACGCCCCCTGGCTGCGCGCGAGCCGGACCGCGGGCACCCTGGCCCCAGGAGAATCGGTCACCCTACGGATCGCAGTGGACCCCGAGGGCCAGCCGATCGGCGCCTGGACGGCCCGGGTCGGGGTCGACCCGAGCGGCACCGTGGTCTCCATCCAGGGCCGCGGCCGGCCCGCGGCGACACCCGCGCCCACCCCGGACCCGACGCGGTCCGCGACCCCGGCGCCCTCGCCGGACCCGACGCAGCCGTCCACCCCTGCCCCGTCCCCGACGGAGCCGACGATCCCGCCGCCGTCCCCGACGCCCGAGCCGACCCCGACGGAGGGCTCAGGCGGAACGGTTTCCCCCGCCCCGGACCCGGCCCCGTCCGCCTCGCCGGGGCCGTGA